In Oryza sativa Japonica Group chromosome 8, ASM3414082v1, the sequence GTGGCAGCTGAGAAGCGTTGGTAGGAATtttacttttagtatataatctTACATACCAAACACATGGTCAATATGGATCAaactaaaaatcaaatatgttaaaaaatatttagccaTCTAATTATTGACTTTTTTTATCTCATTAGCTAGAAAACTGAGAGAGGTAGTGAGGAAAGCGAAGACTTATCATCAGTTAGTTCATATGCGTAATTCGTCAAAACTACGCCTGTCATAGATAATCTTACTTCTTTGATGGATTATCCCTACAAACATATATCAAACATGCTACGTTTTGATCCGTTCGTTAGTATGAGACCTATCACAAATGATTTATCATGGATGGCTTCGATTAAGCTTGTCTTAAATTGAATATCTAGATTGGCTTaaaaagtaattatttatttatgacaccaagatcattcatatataaattaatgttccacttaaaaatagatctaataatTTTTATAGTAACAAATTATGGTGCATTTTTAAGAAAGAGAATACATAGGGGAGGAGCAGATGTGGTGGTACGAACTTATTATACGTACCCGTGGGTCCAAGAGAAAAGGGTGATAGGATCGGTGGACTTAATCTAATGGTTAGTATTATCGGGCCCacagttttaaataaaaataaattgttacattattttttctcaaaaacttaTGGTGCATATAACCTTAAAAAGAAAGAGAATACAGATGTGGTGGTACGAACCTATTATACGTACATGTGGGTCCAAGAGAAAAGGGTGATTGGATCGGTGGACTTAATCTAATAGTTAGTATTATCGGGCCCacagttttaaataaaaataaacggttagatatttttcttttttctcaaaatttattagagcgcacgtggtggtttaggagcgtttgtaggaatcccacgtggcggcttgagagcgtttgtagaaagtttaatggacttttagtatataatagatagatactacatctgtccagattcgttatcTTGACCCATCCTAAATAgcaacattttgggacggagaaagtatatacaataaattaatcaattttttattttattatattgcTTATAATGATATATGTTGTTATAATGcctttaaaataaatatttttgaaattattgACAGTCAAAGTTATTGATCTTAAGTTTGTCTAAAATGTCAAAGAATTATAAAAccagagtactccctccgtttctaagtTTAGTTTAAGCTAGTAAAAACATATCAAGGAGTAtttattacttcctccatcccaaattataTGATAtccttgtttttttaaaaaataatgattgTAATAACAATATCTATGTAGATATTGttaagtattatgcatgttttatcactagatttatatcgatttttaaaaaaattatgtaatattATAGTTGTTGATAacataatataaattaaattaattgtaAAAGTATACCATTGAGGACCGTGTAAAAGGATTATAAGCCTTATAAGGACATAGGGAGTAATACAGAGAGAAAACAAGGGGAACGAAAAAAACTACAGGAGAAATTAGTGTTGTTTTGATAGGTAAAAacgaaaagaaataaagaaaatagtATTGAAGAGTTATAGTGGATCACTGTTGTGCTTATTTAGGGATAAATCTATAAGCTAAAACTATACTCATTTACGGACAAAGGCTTTGGAATATTACGTGAGAACaacataaaaatattaaatatctGAACCACAAGTAAATTATAACGAAGGAAGTACTCATTTAGATCTATATTCAGTTAATCCACAAGGGAGAAGGATTGGAGATAATTTATTCCACATCTATTGTGATTTAGAATTATTTTTCTTCAATCTCATTTAATCCCCTCCAAACCGAGTAAGGCCTTAGGTTGAGTTCGGAAGGGGAGATTGGGAGCCCACCCCTTCGACACGTAAAACAATATGTAAATtagtgcataattaattaagtattagtctATAAActcaaaaaatagattaatatgatttttttaaacatcttttttatatatttttttaaaaaacataccaTTAGCAGTTTTGGAAGTATGcatgtgaaaataaaaaaatagaagttaagTAAGCGTAGTATAGACTGTAGTAACCTTTCCCCTGTTTTTCCTTCTTTATTTCTTACTCCAGTTTCCTCCGCGAAGACCAACACTTGCACATATAACTTGTCAAGCCAGTTGCGAACACCTTTGCTAAAACTTGGCACATTAGCCTTAAAGATCAAGTGAGAAAATGTTATGTTTTGATCTCTAGCTATCGAGCCATATGAAGGCATGCAGCACGGCCCACCCGAGTTCAACGCTCTCCCTAATAGAAAAGATGCTAATCTACGGACTCGTGTGTACGACACGCGCGTCGATCGGATCACTCGCACTAAATTCCAATGGAATCGGCCCTGACTCCCATAGCACTAGGTAAGAGGGCTATCTAAGCCTTGTGCAAGATATATATCCCTCTCCCTTGATGTGGTTCCCGTTCCTAATGATCATAATCGTGAGCGCTAAAGGGAGACCAAAGGTCAAACTGTGGCAGGGGAAGGATGCAGGGGGAGGTCAAACTGTGAACTCATTCACCGGCGTTTCAAGGTTGCAGGGTAAGGTCGCTTATGATAGGCATCACCGACATTCGCTACTTCACCGACTCAACGATGTACTCCACCGAGGACTTCCTCACGCCATCTCTCAACTGCTATGTCACCAATGCCTACATCCGCATTGACAAAGTGACTGCAGTGGCATCCATAGATTCTTCAATATATCCGGTCAGTTCaccacactactagaaaaatggtTTTTCATGGTGGTATACTATTCTTTTCGCTCgcagtcatataagaaatctgctTGTAAAATTCTAACGAGTGCTGGAGGGTTTAGGACCAccagcgaaaatctattttcactaGCGGTTGCTTACGTGGGCCGCTTTTCGCTGGCGGTTACTTAAGAAgtccgcttgcaaaaataaCCCTATTTTTGCTGGCGGACCTCTTAAGCGGCAGCCAACAAAAATCCATTTGCACGGGTGGAGGCTAAAAAGACCGATGCAAAACAAATCATGCCCAATTTAATAGTGTCACGCCTCTTCTAGTCTTCTCTTCTCAACATCTTCACTTCTCTTCTTCAGgacactcctccctcctctccccacgctcctctctcctcctctccctacACACAGCGACGACGTTGGCGATGGAGACGGCGACAGCGTTGGCGCGGTAGAGGAACCAACAGCGGCGTCCCTgctttccctcccctccatctctcAGATCCGTATGGGAGGAAGCCAGAGGTGgtggcgcggcagagggagcGGCGAGGGtgtcttcccctcccctccctctcttagATCCGGATGGGAGGCCTGCAGTGGTGGAGCGTCagaaggagcggcggcgggatgggaggagtccgacggcggtggtgcggcggcggcgtccctgccttcccctcccctccctctctcagaTCTGGATGGGAGGCCTGTGGCGGTCACGCGTCAGTGGGAGCGGCCGTGGGATGGGAGGAGTCCAACGGCGGTGTCCGTgccttcccctccccttcctctctcagATCCGGATGGGAAGGGCAGCGGTGGTGCATcagagggagcggcggcgggatgggaggagacggcggcgtgtGGCTTCGATGAGAATAGCTCGTCCACGGTGGCTTCGGCAACCTCCAATGTCACTAGCAATGACGATAGACAACGTAGATGTTTGCATGCTGAAAATGCAGTGAGAAGTTGATGTAGTGATGTTGGATGCCAATTTGAATGTGGATTGGATTTGAATCTAGATCtggatttgaattttgaaaatgAAGCAATGGCTCtgaatgtgtttttttttaaaaaaaaagttatcacAAGTGGTGTTCTTAATGGTACCGCCTAGGGGTGGAAAAAAAGCTCGGGCTCGTGAGCTCAGCTCGGGCTTGGTTCGAGCTTggttggcttggcttggcttagCTCGTAAGCCAAATGAGCCAAGCCCAAGCCTCATTTTCAGCTCATGGCTGAAATGAGCTgagccgagctagctcgcgAGCCGATTGTTTTGGCTCACGAGCCTAGGCCATCATTTGTTTATATTGATTATTTTACCTTTTATAGCGTTATTATTTGTCAACTTGAAAATTTATCGTTAAGATTTTgaagaattgaatatatatatatatatatatttttaaattttacatgttGATGATTTGTTCTTGTTTTTTAATAATCACAAAATATATACGAAGAGGTGTTTCAACATGAAGGCTTGCAAGCTCGAGCCAAGaaacaagccgagccgagctcaagTTTTAGCTTGTTTCCCTAACTGAGacaagccaagccaagcctagCTTGTTGCGAGCCACTGCAAgaggcttggcttggctcgtttccacccctagTACCACGATTTTCGCAAGCGGATCaaaaccgccagcgaaaatcattCATTTTCACTGGCGTTTACTCGCTGGCAGTTGGAAGTACCACCAGCAAAAATTAGTTTTGGCTGCCAGAAAAAacactttttctagtagtgccaCCTTAATTCCGCATAAAGTTATTTAGGTGATCATATATAACTAAGCTCACGATAATGTCTAAACTAATAAATTCACTAACAGTAACATGCAATGAAACTAAAATTATATCATCACTGATACCAAATAGTTCATATAATTTGACCATAGCTAGTTTTTTTGATAATAGAAtataacatcccggcctttgctcaagaAAAGCTATAGGCAATTATTAGAAAGTAGCACTTCAGAAAAGAGTAaaagagtgtagttcaaatAAAGTAGaacacaccaaaaaaaaagagagaggaaaccAAGCCAAAATAAGGAGAAAACATTTATTCAAGGCTTTTTGTTAATCTCCATCCGTAGTTGGCAAAAAAATTGCATTACCGTCATCTCCATCTTGTGGCATGCAACTTTCAAAAACTCTTCATCCTCATCACACCTTTGTAATTGTGCCCAAAACCGAAGCCAGtgagttgccctgaaaattacctgcatgtAGGAAATAGATAgtgatttgtcaaaaatcaTATCATTTGTACTCAACCATAGAGTCCAACAAATGGCAGAAGTTCCAACAAGTAttaatttactctttttcttgTCAAACCCCAAAAGCCACTCattaaaaatatgagatatactaATAGGGAGGTTAAAACGAAAAGAAAACTGAACTATAATCCATATGAACTTTGCATAATGACAATCCATAAAGAGATGTTGAATAGACTCATTCTTCATACAAAATCAGCACCTCAAGCTGCCATTCCAATTCCGTCCAACCAAATTGTCCTTGGTTAAcacaacccctttaagcaagtaccacataaatatcttaatcttaagcgccatcttaagcttccaaatacaCTTATTCCTCTCAATATAACCATTATTAATCAAAGCTAGGTATATTGATCTTACCGAGAACCTACCATTGTGATGATAATTCTATCTAAAACAATCAGAAGAAAGATTCAACTAGATATGTACCATACAAATACACAATTCATGCCAATATacaagattctgaccaactaaacCTCTTCTGAAAGAAACATTAAGCGGAACGGATCATATGTCAGTGGCAATAGAAGACAATTTCCTTCGGACAATAGCATATATAGATGGATATCTATGAGGGCCAATTTGCCTAgccatttatcttcccaaaatcttatttgTTCCAATCCAAAAACCCAAATCTAAGTATGTACTCTTGACTTTCATGAGCCCATACTAAAAATGGGAGTCACCTTATTTCTTGTCAACTTGGGTTATAAACTTATTATAAAAGATACTTCCTCTTCAATAAGTCTCGCCAAACCCCTTCCTTATTTATTAACTTATACAACCACTTACTCAAAagacatttattttgtttttccaaATTATGTAACCCAAAACCCTCCTGGGCCTTGAGTTGACAAATACtatcttcgtcccaaaatataacaacttttagctatgaatctccagattcatagctagaaatgcttacattttgggacggagggagtaatatccTATCTACTGAGCATGTATTTTTTCTTATGATCATCCCCTTGCCAAAAGAACcgtgatctataataatctatttttTGAAGAACCCCTTTTGGTATTTCAAAGaaagatatcataaacatagcTAAACTCGAGAGTACAGAATTAATCGAAACCAATCTACCTCCAACAGACAGATGCTTacctttccaactactaagttttttctcaattctttCTTCAATAACTTTCCAATATTTATTAGAATGCTTCCTAAAATGCATTGGAATTCCTAGATATTTAACAGGAAAAGAGCCCAATTTACAACCAAAGATATTAGAATATTGATCATAACACTCATTTGCCTagccaaaacaaaaataattcacttttgtgaaaattgatttttaagccagataacttttcaaatacagataaaatcaattttagattcTTTGCATGTTGCAAATCATGCTCCAAAAAGATGGTggtatcatctgcatattgcaAAAATAGACAAACCATCATCTACTAATGAGGAATTACCCCTTTCAAGAGACCCGCCTCTTTATCCCTCTTAATTAGCAAGCATATTATctactatattaaaaaggaTTGGAGATAAAGGAACCCCTTGCCTAAGACCTTTGTAAGTTCGAAAATTGTTACCATTAACTTTTATACCAACATAATCACCTTGAATAAAAGAATCTATCCACTAACACCATTTAGGAGAGAAGCCCTTCATCCTCAACGTCTGTTGAACAAAAGACAATTTAACTTTATCATTAGCTttttcaaaatcaatcttaaagaTTACCCCGCTTTTACCTTTACGATGTAATTCATACAACGTCTCATGTAGAATAACCACTCCTATAATGTTCCTCCCAGGAATAAAAACAGTTTGAGTAGGCCTTTTGAGCAACACTCATAATTCTATTAGTAGCAACTTTAGTAAAAATCTTAAAACTAACATTAAGTACAACATTAAGTACAGGCCTATATTGTTGAATTTTCATTGCCTCTACGCACTTGGGCAAAAGAATAATGGTACCATAGTTCAAAGAAGATAAAGGCAAACACCCACTATGAAAATCTTTAAAAAGTTCTAACAAGTCAACTTTAATAACATTCTTAAAAAAACATGATAAAACTTAGCAGGAAATCCATCAGAACCCGGTGCTTTGTTGTGTTCTATTTAGAAAATGGCCTCCTTAATTACTTTTTCAATAAACTCCTAAGTTAAAGCTTCATTCTCCAAAAGAGAAATTTGGGGAATATCAGCAATATTATTCTCCTTAGCTAGTAGTAAAAGGAAATAAGATCAGATACTGCTTGTGCTTGGAATACACGGAGTAGTACGATCGAAAACATTGTAGGAAGAAACCAGTTACATTGGAGATCAAGAAATGATTGAACACTAGCACTGTTCGAAGGCTAAAATTTTACTGCTCCGATGATaacacatcatcatcatcttcatcgaAAAGCTCCAGGCATCCAGGGTAGCTTCCAAGTTTCTCCAGCACCTCGGCGAGCAGCGAGGGACATGAAGCCTTGAGCTCCCTGAACCCGTCGGTCGCCACCACAGTTGCCAGCATGCCAGGCGACGCGACGTACTCCATGCACACCGCCTTCAGCTGCGGGCCATCTCTCTGACGTCTTCCCTCCAGCAGCTGCTGGCGGCAGCTTCGCCGTCCTCGACGGGCGGCAACCTGTCCGTGTAGATGAACCGGAGCACGGCCTCGAAGACCGTCGGTTTCATGTCAAGGATGCGCACGTACCTGTCTCCGCCGCCGGTGTCCGCCATTGGGCCGAAGAACTGGGCGCGGAACACCGGCGACCGCGCCGAGAGCACCACCCTGTGCGCGTCGTAGTCGCTGCGCTCGACCTGAAAGGTCACGTCGCAGCCTTCCTTGCTCTCCAGAAGCTGCTCGAGATGACAGCAGATGGCTGGCGGCGGCACCGTGATGAAGCGGCTCATGGTTGCTCCGGTCTTCAACTCCTTGACAACCTCCACGTCGCAGTGCATCGTCAGGCAGTCGTTGATCAGGTACTCCGACTCCACGGTTTCTATCTCCATAAATTTCTGGTACCCCCATGTTTTGCTGCTAAGTGTGAAGTCGTTAAACTGGCCCCACGAGCTCGCGGTAGCGCCATTGACGCGGAATCTGAACCTTGCGGTAACTTTCTCTACCACAGTGCTTCCCAGCTCGAGGAACACGGACACGtgtctttcttcttcctttgtgCTGCCAGCAGGGTAGAATCGGATCGCCCAGCTGTATCCACCGACCTCGAATGAGCCGGACCTGACGAAGTGTCCGGTGCCGTTCCTCTTCTGCAGGCTGTAGCCGGCGACGGTGAACTCATGCGAGCCCTTGACAAGCTCAGTGGAGTGAGTGGACATGGTGGTGGTGTGCGGTGGGCTGGTGGTGGAAGACGCAGttgaggcggcggtggccatcGGAAGAGAAAGGAGATGCTGAATGCTTCCCGAGCTAGAGAACTCTCTTCGTAACTAGGGATGTTCACGCATACGGCATGTATACACACACTTGGCTAAGCTCTCGGAAGATGAACCATCTCAAGAGTAGTGGAGTAATTGTGAAGCATTCATGCGTGGAGTGGGATCGAGGGGCCGGGGTGGCTGGCTTACAGTATCCCATCGTTTTCTGGCATAATTTATCGTAGATCGATGGGTTGGAATGTTGAATAAATAGTACCGCATGTATTGGAGTATGTACTTAGAAATGATCATGTATATTAGTAATATCCTCCCGTATCATAATTCATGATGTTTTAAGTAATGATACGATCTCTAAAATAGTATTTGTGATTGTGTTTCTCTATTGTAATATATACACAATCAATTAataaatttttgtttttattatattgctttcaaagataaatatataggttgctcaaatatatttataaaataaatatttttaaagttattagcCACGAACATGTTTAAAACGTCAAGAATCAGAGTACATCATTTCTAAAAAATTGTAGTATGTTTCTAAATAAGTGTAGTTTAAATATATCCATGAATAAATTAAAAGACTAATTATGTTATTCATTTAATACGGAGAGAAAAGTAAGGTAGACGAAAAAACAAGAGGAGAAATCAGTGTTGCTTTGACAGCTACTCCCCCGTCCCATTTTAACTGCAACTATATGTTTCCGCAcctaactttgatcgtccgtcttatttaaattttttttataattagtattttttttatgacatgataaaacatgaataacttatgttttattttcttttcaaaatttttttcaaataagacgaacgattaaagttggggcgtggaaaatcatggctgcacttaaaatggaacAGAGATAGTAAAAACgagaagaaattaaaaaaatagtattaaAGAGTTCTAATGGATCACTCTATTATATACTTACATGGGGATAAATCTATATGCTAAAATTGTTCTCCCTCTATCACAATTTAATCATCACCTAAGATTTTTGAGATTTTTCCAAAATATTATTatctaataaaaatattatttatttgtgTAAAGAGTAAATATGCATCATGAAATGACCTGCATGCATACAACCAATCAAGATTAATTTATATTGATTCAACCCATGCAATATTTAAAGTGTGAATAAATTTTCGTTAGACACGAAGAGATGGAACACTTAGTCAATGAGAATTAATTTCAGAATGATGGATGTTTCAGGATAATCAAATTGGGATAAGGGGATTACTTATTTATGGAGGAAGGAGTACTTCGTGAAAAACTACTATACtctataagagcaggtacaatagcaggctataagccagctataaacatattttaaagaaataaagggagagagagaaaagcagcgggctacagatttgtagccagctgcagcacggactctaaaacgttatgtgtgtataacaggtaggaccagatattaatattatagtaagcaactattgtatgaattagctattacattagctatagataatttggagctaatagttggctatactattaaacttgctctaactcaAGTCAGTATCTGTATGTGTAAGCACTAAAATTCTAGTCACCATTTTCCAAAGCAATACTAAAATTCTTTGTGAGAAGTGCTACTAAGAGCGGTACAATAccaggctattagccagctgtaaacatattttaatgagataaaagatcaGAGAGAAAAGCAATGggttacagatttgtagccagctgcagcgcggactccaagatataatgtgtgtatgataggtgggaccatatattaatagtatagtaagcaactattgtatgaattggctattagatcagctatagatgaattggagctagtagtgggctatactattaaacttgctctaagtacTGGTTGTACTAATGATTTGTAGAAGGAGAAATACATCAAATGCTTTAGAATATAGAATCGTAGAAAAGGATAAATACACCTTTAAAAATACTTTGGAATATTATGTGAGaacaatataaaaattttagatATATGAACCACAAGTAAATTATAATGAAGGGAGTACTCATTTAGAACTTACATTCGGTTAATCCCAGTAGAAAGGGATTAGAGATAATTTATTTCATGTCTATCATTATTTAGATTTATTTCTCCTCGATCCTATACAATCCCCTCAGTTCCAAACTGAGGAGGCCTTGGGCTGAGTTCAGAAGAGGAGATTGGGAGCGTTTCCTTTTCGACACGCAAAACGGAGCATGAATTAGTGCatcattaattaagtattagtttaaaaacttaaaatattaatatgacttttttaaacaattttttgatagaaaatatttttataaaaatacacAATTTAGCAGGTTCGGAAACATGTATGTGAAAAATGAGAAAGTAAAATTTAAGAAAGTGTTTGTATAGAGCACAACCTACAAAAGAACCGGAGTATTGACAATACTAAAAATCTAAAAATCTTGATACTCATTTAGCTTGAACCGAGTGCCAAATTATTTGGCATCTCTTAAGGGCATCCACAGTATGAATAAAAGGAGGGTAATACCACCTACTTTACCATTTAAAGTAGGTAATAAGACTCCTCACTACCTATTTTACTATTTATGGAGATGGGTAGTAGAATAGGTAataagagtaggtacaatagtagactattaaccagctataaacatattttaatgagataaaagatgagagagatgaGTAGCGGGATATAgatatgtagccagctgtagcaagGACTTTaagacataatgtgtgtatgaaaggtgagaccatatattaataatatagtaagccactattgtatgaattggctattagatcggctataaatgaattggagctggtagtgggctatactattaaacttgctctaactatACCAGACAATAACACTACTACATGgtaataatcataaaaaaaacattaaacgCTCTCATGTCtcactctttttcttttccattcaaCTATTGTTGTAACCTAGTTTTATATGTCCTACTTTACTTAAGAAACATACGTCGAGAATACCCTTACATGGCACAAGTTAGGTTAAGTTCGTTTGTACACATCCCCACAAGTTTAAGTTCTTTATTTTCCACACGCACGCTTTCAAAAATTATTAAATAGTgttttcttattaaaaaaattcgaAGTTGCCTTacaaatatattaatctattttaaaaatggtttagctactactccctccatatcaaaatataagggattttggttggataccagtcttttatattttagatggagggagtaccattttaCGTGTTGTGGGATGGTTACCTGCCCACATTATCGTGCGTGCACTCAGTAGATTTTTCTTAAAACAATGACACGGATcgaagagcaaggtcaatagtgcaATTAGCAGCAAGCTATAAAATTTTGTCGTGTCAGAGCacgtacaatagcaggctataagccagctataaacatattttaaagatataaacgaagagagagaagagcagcgggctacagatctgtagtcagCTGCAACACAGACTCCaaaacgtaatgtgtgtatgacaggcggaatcagatattaatagtatagcaaacaactattgtatgaattggctattatattggctataaatgatttggagctagtagtgagctatgctattaaacttgctctcaagCAAACCTAACTTAAAAGCCAACTCATACAACAAGCTAACTACAAGTTAGCTAAAACATACATACATTAAATACTTATATGGATATATCAGATAGGGAtctatgtgggacccacataaacGCATTTTTTATCGTCTCTTCTTACTGCACACGAGCGTTACGGTTTGGGCCGTTGTGCAAGCGCCCGCTTGTTTTTTTCTCTGCAATTTTTTCCTTAA encodes:
- the LOC107281952 gene encoding BTB/POZ and MATH domain-containing protein 3, which produces MATAASTASSTTSPPHTTTMSTHSTELVKGSHEFTVAGYSLQKRNGTGHFVRSGSFEVGGYSWAIRFYPAGSTKEEERHVSVFLELGSTVVEKVTARFRFRVNGATASSWGQFNDFTLSSKTWGYQKFMEIETVESEYLINDCLTMHCDVEVVKELKTGATMSRFITVPPPAICCHLEQLLESKEGCDVTFQVERSDYDAHRVVLSARSPVFRAQFFGPMADTGGGDRYVRILDMKPTVFEAVLRFIYTDRLPPVEDGEAAASSCWREDVREMARS